A DNA window from Coffea arabica cultivar ET-39 chromosome 6c, Coffea Arabica ET-39 HiFi, whole genome shotgun sequence contains the following coding sequences:
- the LOC113692624 gene encoding small ribosomal subunit protein eS4: MARGLKKHLKRLNAPKHWMLDKLGGAFAPKPSSGPHKSRECLPLILILRNRLKYALTYREVISILMQRHILVDGKVRTDKTYPSGFMDVVSIPKTNENFRLLYDTKGRFRLHSIRDEEAKFKLCKVRSVQFGQKGIPYLNTYDGRTIRYPDPLIKANDTIKLDLESNKITDFIKFDVGNVVMVTGGRNRGRVGVIKNREKHKGSFETIHVQDATGHEFATRLGNVFIIGKGAKPWVSLPKGKGIKLSVIEEQRKRIAAQAATTA; the protein is encoded by the exons GCACCGAAGCCCTCATCAGGGCCACACAAATCTAGGGAGTGCTTGCCTCTGATTCTCATTCTGCGTAACAGGCTGAAGTATGCCCTCACATATCGTGAAGTCATTTCTATCTTGATGCAACGCCATATTCTTGTTGATGGCAAAGTTAGGACTGACAAAACCTACCCTTCTGGTTTCATGG ATGTTGTATCTATCCCGAAGACCAATGAGAATTTCCGTCTGCTATATGATACAAAGGGTCGATTCCGACTTCACTCCATCAGGGATGAGGAGGCAAAG TTTAAGCTGTGTAAGGTTCGATCAGTACAGTTTGGACAGAAGGGCATTCCATACCTGAATACCTATGATGGTCGTACCATTCGTTACCCAGACCCACTCATCAAGGCCAATGACACCATCAAACTTGACCTGGAGAGCAACAAGATTACTGATTTCATCAAGTTCGATGTTGGGAATGTTGTCATGGTGACTGGGGGAAGGAACAGAGGTCGTGTTGGAGTAATCAAGAATAGAGAGAAACATAAGGGAAGCTTTGAGACCATCCATGTCCAAGATGCCACAGGTCACGAGTTTGCGACTCGTTTGGGTAATGTCTTCATCATTGGAAAAGGTGCAAAACCCTGGGTGTCTCTTCCAAAGGGCAAAGGTATCAAGTTGTCAGTTATAGAGGAACAAAGGAAGAGGATTGCTGCCCAGGCGGCCACTACTGCCTAA